In one window of Opitutaceae bacterium DNA:
- the metH gene encoding methionine synthase, whose amino-acid sequence MNALSLPVSSSPSRNASGFLVIGERTNLTGSPKFAKAIKSGDWSAALDIARQQVESGANILDINVDEALIDGEATMVKFLNLIASEPDIARIPVMLDSSKWSVLEAGLQCLQGKGIVNSISLKDGEAEFLRRARLLMRYGAAAVVMAFDEQGQAATRDDKVRICTRAYRLLVDQVGFPPEDIVFDPNILTVATGIEEHCNYAVDFFEATRMIKETLPHARVSGGVSNVSFSFRGNNPVREAMHTAFLYHAIREGLDMAIVNAGMLGVYDEIDPGLRERVDDVLFNRRPDATERLVRLADEMKARQGGGSRTEAREDLAWRDAPVEERLKHALVKGIDAYVEKDTEECRTRYARPLDIIEGPLMDGMRVVGDLFGAGKMFLPQVVKSARVMKKSVAYLTPFMEAEKQAAAARGESTRSQGRILTATVKGDVHDIGKNIVGVVLACNNYEVVDLGVMVPCDKIMAKAREIQADVIGVSGLITPSLDEMVHVAREFQREGFTTPLLIGGATTSPAHTAVKIAPEYSGDVIHVLDASRVVNVVSALLSPERKPAFMGDVRAKQQKQREDFAARRARKPLLSLEVARSRRPIFDWKTVDIPKPDSLGTRAFNDVPLDEILPFIDWSPFFSAWEIHGRYPRIFEDPSVGTEARRLFDDAQALLTRIVRERRFTAKAVIGFWPCNAVGDDIEVYDDESRGTVLTTFHQLRQQLEKPADQFNHCLADYIAPRECGRIDYCGGFAVTAGHGVAEFAAEFRANNDDYSAIMTQALGDRLAEAMAEMFHKRAREACGFGRTENLSHEDLIRERYRGIRPAPGYPACPDHTEKPGLFALLGATATAGIVLTESCAMQPASSVSGWYFNHPDSKYFGVGKLGRDQVVDYAKRKGRTVPDMEHWLGPYLDYETS is encoded by the coding sequence ATCAACGCCCTTTCCCTCCCAGTGTCGTCCTCACCTTCCCGCAACGCCTCCGGTTTTCTTGTCATCGGTGAACGCACAAACCTGACGGGGTCGCCAAAGTTCGCCAAGGCGATCAAGTCCGGCGACTGGTCAGCCGCGCTCGACATCGCACGCCAGCAGGTTGAAAGCGGGGCCAACATTCTCGACATCAATGTCGACGAGGCGCTGATCGACGGCGAGGCGACGATGGTGAAGTTTCTCAACCTCATCGCCTCGGAGCCCGACATCGCACGCATCCCAGTGATGCTCGATTCGTCGAAATGGTCGGTGCTGGAGGCGGGCCTGCAGTGCCTGCAGGGCAAGGGAATCGTCAATTCGATTTCGCTCAAGGATGGCGAGGCCGAATTCCTCCGCCGCGCGCGTCTGCTGATGCGCTACGGTGCGGCAGCCGTCGTGATGGCCTTCGACGAGCAGGGCCAGGCCGCCACCCGGGACGACAAGGTTCGCATCTGCACGCGCGCCTACCGGCTTCTCGTCGACCAGGTCGGATTTCCGCCGGAGGACATCGTTTTCGACCCGAACATTCTCACTGTCGCCACCGGTATCGAGGAGCACTGCAACTACGCCGTCGATTTCTTCGAGGCCACCCGGATGATCAAGGAGACGCTCCCCCACGCCAGGGTGTCAGGCGGCGTCTCCAACGTCTCGTTCTCGTTCAGAGGCAACAACCCGGTGCGCGAGGCAATGCACACCGCCTTCCTCTACCACGCGATCCGCGAGGGACTGGACATGGCCATCGTAAATGCGGGCATGCTCGGAGTCTACGACGAGATCGATCCCGGGCTTCGCGAAAGGGTGGACGATGTGCTGTTCAACCGCCGGCCCGATGCGACGGAACGCCTCGTCCGTCTCGCGGATGAAATGAAGGCCAGGCAGGGGGGCGGATCCCGGACGGAAGCCAGGGAGGACCTCGCCTGGCGAGACGCCCCGGTCGAGGAGCGCCTGAAGCACGCTCTGGTGAAGGGCATCGATGCCTACGTCGAGAAGGACACCGAGGAGTGCCGCACCCGCTACGCGAGGCCGCTGGACATCATCGAAGGGCCGTTGATGGATGGCATGCGCGTCGTTGGCGATCTTTTCGGCGCAGGAAAAATGTTTCTCCCACAGGTCGTGAAGTCGGCGCGAGTGATGAAAAAGTCCGTCGCCTACCTGACGCCATTCATGGAGGCGGAGAAACAGGCGGCGGCCGCCCGCGGCGAATCGACTCGATCCCAGGGCAGGATCCTCACCGCAACGGTGAAGGGCGACGTCCATGACATCGGCAAAAATATCGTCGGCGTCGTTCTGGCGTGCAACAACTACGAGGTTGTGGACCTCGGCGTCATGGTGCCCTGCGACAAGATCATGGCCAAGGCGCGTGAAATTCAGGCGGATGTCATCGGAGTCTCCGGCCTGATCACTCCCTCGCTCGATGAAATGGTGCACGTTGCCAGGGAATTTCAGCGCGAAGGCTTCACCACCCCGCTGCTTATCGGGGGCGCAACAACGAGTCCGGCGCACACCGCGGTGAAGATCGCCCCCGAATATTCGGGCGACGTCATCCACGTGCTCGACGCTTCGCGAGTCGTCAATGTTGTCAGCGCGCTGCTGTCGCCCGAGCGCAAGCCCGCCTTCATGGGGGATGTGCGGGCGAAACAGCAGAAACAGCGCGAGGACTTTGCCGCCCGACGGGCCCGCAAACCGCTTCTGTCACTCGAGGTCGCACGCTCGCGTCGTCCCATTTTCGATTGGAAAACCGTCGACATTCCGAAACCGGATTCTCTCGGAACCCGTGCTTTCAATGATGTTCCGCTCGACGAAATCCTTCCCTTCATCGACTGGAGTCCCTTCTTCAGCGCCTGGGAAATTCACGGACGCTATCCACGCATTTTTGAGGATCCATCGGTGGGGACGGAGGCGAGGCGGCTGTTCGACGACGCGCAGGCCCTGCTGACGCGCATTGTCAGGGAGCGGCGGTTCACCGCCAAGGCGGTCATTGGCTTCTGGCCCTGCAACGCCGTGGGTGACGACATCGAAGTCTACGACGACGAGTCCCGCGGGACGGTCCTGACAACCTTTCACCAGCTCCGCCAGCAGCTTGAAAAACCCGCCGACCAGTTCAATCACTGTCTGGCGGATTACATCGCTCCGAGGGAATGCGGACGGATCGATTACTGCGGCGGTTTCGCCGTCACCGCCGGCCACGGTGTCGCGGAATTCGCGGCGGAATTCAGGGCGAACAACGACGACTACTCGGCGATCATGACGCAGGCGCTGGGCGATCGACTTGCCGAGGCGATGGCCGAGATGTTTCACAAGCGCGCACGCGAAGCCTGTGGATTCGGCCGAACCGAGAACCTGAGCCATGAGGATCTCATCCGCGAGCGCTATCGCGGCATCCGGCCGGCTCCAGGCTACCCGGCCTGTCCGGACCATACGGAAAAGCCCGGCCTCTTCGCGCTCCTTGGTGCGACCGCCACGGCTGGAATTGTTCTCACCGAAAGCTGCGCCATGCAGCCGGCCAGCAGCGTCAGCGGCTGGTATTTCAATCATCCTGATTCAAAGTATTTCGGAGTGGGCAAACTGGGGCGCGACCAGGTCGTCGACTACGCAAAACGAAAAGGCCGGACTGTCCCGGATATGGAGCACTGGCTGGGGCCCTACCTCGACTACGAGACATCCTGA
- a CDS encoding Na+:solute symporter: protein MKLLLLDWIIVLLTLAVCFIPALFFGKRAGKNTSEFFASGRSVPWWLAGLSMVATTFSSDTPNWVTQQVRQYGVAGNWQWWAFVLTGVSTVFFFARLWRRSGVMTDLEFYELRYSGKAASVVRGFRAVYLGLFFNCFIMAMVTLAACKIANILFGLPPWQTIVICGVLNVAFAAHSGLWGVLVIDMVQFFIKMTAVVAAAYYGLVAVARQTGVGEGALAGLRKLVDVLGAQQVNLAPGGQPVLSAIDGHGQPMLDILPNFAMSELALMIFIVPMAIGWWANWYPGAEPGGGSYIAQRMLASKSEKDALGATLFFNFAHYVLRPWPWIITALCSIIIFPELKDIQAAFPDADPALIGHDSAFPAMLKFLPVGMVGLMVGGLISANSSTILTHLNWGASYLVHDFYRRFIKPTASEAHYVKAGRVCTVALYVFAALLSGVLNTAQDAFEVLISIGAGTGLLYLLRWFWWRINAWCEVVAMLASFLITVVFFLMKKAGHAQPFAHTVLYSVAFTTVCWLVTAFVSRPTSEQRLIDFYRKVHPAGPGWRRIRRAAGVSESDPATHGDHMGKAAIGWIAGCLAIWSSLFAIGNFVYGRTQHAVLLLGVFVVTGGTLIHVTSRLWDRNTGSSRN from the coding sequence ATGAAGCTGCTCCTCCTTGACTGGATCATTGTGCTGCTGACCCTGGCCGTTTGTTTCATTCCGGCGCTCTTTTTCGGCAAGCGTGCGGGGAAAAACACGTCGGAGTTTTTTGCCTCGGGGCGATCGGTGCCCTGGTGGCTCGCGGGCCTGTCCATGGTGGCGACCACCTTCAGCAGCGACACGCCCAACTGGGTGACGCAGCAGGTCCGGCAGTATGGCGTGGCGGGAAACTGGCAGTGGTGGGCGTTTGTGCTCACGGGCGTTTCGACGGTGTTTTTCTTCGCCCGGCTCTGGCGGCGGTCCGGTGTGATGACTGACCTGGAGTTCTACGAGCTGCGCTATTCCGGAAAAGCCGCATCGGTCGTGCGCGGATTTCGGGCGGTCTATCTGGGGCTTTTCTTCAACTGCTTCATCATGGCGATGGTCACGCTGGCTGCGTGCAAGATCGCCAACATTCTCTTCGGCCTGCCGCCCTGGCAGACGATCGTTATCTGCGGCGTGCTCAACGTTGCGTTTGCCGCGCATTCGGGGCTGTGGGGAGTGCTGGTCATCGACATGGTCCAGTTCTTCATCAAGATGACGGCGGTTGTCGCCGCTGCATACTATGGGCTCGTGGCGGTGGCGCGGCAGACAGGGGTGGGGGAGGGTGCGCTTGCGGGGCTCAGGAAGCTGGTGGACGTGCTTGGCGCGCAGCAGGTCAACCTTGCCCCGGGCGGACAACCCGTTTTGTCCGCCATCGACGGCCATGGCCAGCCGATGCTGGACATCCTGCCGAACTTCGCGATGAGCGAACTCGCCCTCATGATATTCATCGTGCCGATGGCAATCGGCTGGTGGGCCAACTGGTATCCCGGCGCCGAGCCGGGTGGCGGCAGCTACATCGCTCAGCGCATGCTGGCATCCAAGTCGGAGAAGGATGCGCTGGGCGCCACGCTGTTTTTCAACTTCGCGCACTACGTGCTGCGTCCGTGGCCGTGGATCATCACGGCGCTCTGCTCCATCATCATCTTTCCGGAGTTGAAGGACATCCAGGCGGCTTTTCCGGACGCAGATCCGGCACTGATCGGACATGACAGCGCATTTCCCGCCATGCTGAAGTTTCTGCCGGTGGGCATGGTTGGGCTGATGGTTGGCGGTCTCATTTCCGCCAACTCATCGACCATCCTCACGCACTTGAACTGGGGGGCCTCCTACCTCGTTCACGATTTCTACCGGCGGTTCATAAAGCCGACGGCCAGCGAGGCGCACTATGTGAAGGCGGGGCGCGTCTGCACCGTCGCCCTGTATGTGTTTGCGGCGCTGCTGAGCGGCGTCCTGAACACGGCGCAGGATGCGTTCGAGGTGCTCATTTCGATCGGTGCGGGCACGGGGCTGCTGTATCTGCTTCGCTGGTTCTGGTGGCGCATCAATGCGTGGTGCGAGGTGGTGGCGATGCTGGCGTCCTTTCTGATCACGGTGGTTTTCTTTTTGATGAAGAAGGCGGGTCATGCGCAGCCGTTTGCCCACACCGTCCTGTATTCGGTCGCGTTCACGACCGTCTGCTGGCTAGTCACCGCCTTCGTGAGCAGGCCCACGAGCGAGCAGCGCCTGATTGATTTTTATCGCAAGGTGCACCCCGCTGGGCCGGGCTGGCGCAGGATCCGGCGCGCGGCGGGTGTGAGCGAGTCGGACCCAGCGACGCATGGCGATCACATGGGGAAGGCCGCGATCGGGTGGATTGCCGGATGCCTGGCGATCTGGTCGTCACTCTTTGCGATCGGAAACTTCGTGTACGGTCGCACGCAGCATGCCGTGCTCCTCCTGGGGGTCTTTGTGGTCACCGGCGGGACACTGATCCACGTTACCAGCCGCCTTTGGGACCGAAACACGGGGAGTTCCCGAAACTGA
- a CDS encoding hydroxyacid dehydrogenase, giving the protein MPAQSVLPGPTGSGAVNTASATRPAAAFLLPPDMFELVYGEECLKAVGAQSTLLADRPLGPHEPHRDWIDLLGEVEAIFTGWHSPRLDANLLSRLPRLRAVFHGGGTVRPLVTAGFWERGITISTAAAANAVPVAEFTLGAILLSLKQAWILNRRACRERAFPATFPRVAGVHGSTVGLVSLGLIGREVLRLLRPFDVRIIAHDPHLPAGRFQELGVESVTLEDLMARSDVVSLHTPLNAATTGFIGGPLLRRLKHGATLINTARGGLLREPELITFLRERTDVQAVLDVTFPEPPPVDSPLYDLPNVFLTPHIAGSLGPECRRLGWSMVEEFKRFVKGEPLQHALSREAAEAQT; this is encoded by the coding sequence ATGCCCGCCCAAAGCGTTTTGCCCGGCCCCACAGGCTCCGGCGCCGTCAACACGGCATCCGCGACCAGACCCGCAGCCGCGTTCCTGCTGCCCCCGGACATGTTTGAACTCGTCTATGGCGAGGAATGCCTGAAGGCCGTCGGCGCGCAATCCACCCTGCTCGCCGACAGGCCGCTCGGCCCGCACGAGCCGCACCGGGACTGGATTGATCTTCTGGGCGAAGTGGAGGCGATCTTCACCGGCTGGCATAGTCCGCGACTGGATGCGAACCTGTTGAGTCGACTGCCACGGCTGCGAGCGGTTTTTCATGGAGGGGGCACAGTTCGCCCCCTGGTCACGGCGGGGTTCTGGGAACGCGGCATCACCATCAGCACGGCCGCCGCCGCCAACGCCGTGCCGGTCGCTGAGTTCACGCTGGGCGCCATTCTGCTTTCCCTCAAACAGGCCTGGATCCTGAACAGGAGGGCCTGCCGGGAGCGTGCCTTTCCGGCAACCTTTCCAAGGGTCGCCGGCGTGCACGGCTCCACGGTAGGCCTTGTCTCCCTCGGTCTGATAGGCCGGGAAGTCCTCAGGCTGCTCCGCCCGTTCGACGTGAGGATCATCGCCCACGACCCGCACCTGCCTGCGGGACGCTTTCAAGAGCTCGGAGTCGAGTCCGTCACACTGGAGGACCTGATGGCACGCAGCGATGTCGTCTCGCTGCACACCCCCTTGAACGCGGCAACCACCGGATTCATCGGCGGTCCGCTGCTGCGCCGGCTGAAGCACGGCGCCACCTTGATCAACACGGCGCGCGGCGGTCTGTTGCGTGAACCCGAGTTGATCACATTCCTGCGCGAAAGGACGGATGTTCAGGCGGTGCTTGATGTCACCTTCCCGGAACCCCCGCCGGTGGACAGCCCGCTCTACGACCTGCCCAATGTCTTCCTGACTCCTCACATCGCCGGCTCGCTCGGCCCGGAATGCCGCCGGCTCGGCTGGTCGATGGTCGAGGAGTTCAAGCGCTTCGTGAAGGGTGAACCCCTGCAGCATGCCTTGAGCCGCGAAGCCGCGGAAGCCCAGACGTGA
- a CDS encoding LacI family DNA-binding transcriptional regulator, with the protein MKPKPTMEEVARASGFSRAAVSLALRGDPSIPEKTRERIASIARKMGYSTNPLISALMTLQRQRRPVMDVTTSVAYLTHTPSDLWRRAAFYLSMFNGAAERLSEMGCRLEEFGLRSEGMTAARMREIWRTRNIHAVIVAPMPHGETRVNFDFSGLATVGLGMSVSSPVIERVSSDHFQSAVLAVQECAALGYRRIGLVLSRETSRRLDHRWLGGYRFAIEECNLEERMPPLATELQSELGAALPQWLRNHRPDVVILGNAERELQVKLPVSIGLVSLGVDGPDGPTTGIYQNYSLIGRVAAERALAKLYTNSFGPLDEAHLHLVAGTWVPGATAPGPKRRRSALA; encoded by the coding sequence ATGAAGCCGAAGCCGACGATGGAGGAGGTGGCACGCGCGTCCGGCTTCTCGCGGGCCGCGGTATCGCTCGCGCTTCGGGGTGACCCCAGCATTCCTGAGAAAACGCGTGAACGGATTGCGTCGATTGCGCGGAAAATGGGCTACAGCACGAATCCGCTGATATCCGCGCTCATGACCCTGCAGCGCCAAAGACGGCCCGTGATGGATGTGACGACCTCGGTCGCCTATCTCACGCACACGCCGTCCGACCTCTGGCGGAGGGCGGCGTTCTACCTCAGCATGTTCAACGGGGCCGCTGAACGACTGTCCGAGATGGGGTGCAGGCTCGAGGAGTTTGGATTGAGGTCCGAGGGAATGACGGCGGCCCGGATGCGCGAGATCTGGCGGACGCGCAACATCCATGCGGTGATCGTTGCCCCCATGCCGCATGGCGAGACGAGGGTGAATTTTGACTTTTCCGGCCTGGCCACGGTTGGCCTTGGCATGAGCGTCAGTTCTCCGGTCATCGAGCGCGTCTCCAGCGATCACTTCCAGTCGGCGGTCCTTGCGGTTCAGGAATGTGCGGCGCTCGGCTACCGCCGGATCGGCCTGGTGCTCAGCCGGGAAACTTCGAGACGCCTCGATCACCGGTGGCTCGGGGGATACCGCTTTGCGATCGAGGAGTGCAACCTGGAGGAGCGCATGCCTCCGCTGGCGACGGAACTGCAGTCGGAGCTTGGCGCCGCGTTGCCGCAATGGCTGCGCAATCACCGCCCGGATGTCGTGATTCTTGGCAATGCCGAGCGCGAGCTGCAGGTGAAACTGCCGGTTTCAATCGGCCTGGTTTCGCTGGGCGTGGACGGGCCGGATGGCCCGACGACCGGGATCTACCAGAATTATTCCCTGATAGGGCGGGTGGCGGCGGAACGCGCGCTGGCGAAACTCTATACCAACAGCTTTGGCCCTTTGGACGAAGCGCATCTGCATCTGGTGGCGGGAACATGGGTCCCAGGGGCGACGGCACCGGGACCGAAGCGCCGGCGATCAGCCTTGGCGTAA
- a CDS encoding helix-turn-helix transcriptional regulator, which translates to MERISNPVDLFSGVRIGDVLLADNIVVFKRTSTEMLKPHGVTHNYHHRFELVLPIVKGGQIHADGLSFRLNPGHAALIFPHQFHHYLDVEAGPIRWLFITFESAHERLLQPLRNSPRVLAPGDFGVLRGIVDDLLKSKRMVERKLDLMLKVSAFLRRMLDSPRAGGPTQRKVDDGDACGALLESINAHVRAHLNQPLRIADLARHTGYSVSYLRAVFRKQYGVSLGGYMRDSRLSVAASMLAGDGRPRIEDIAKACGFDSIFAFSRAFKKAMGISPRGYGRLVNDKAGRSSVKSDA; encoded by the coding sequence ATGGAGCGGATCAGCAACCCGGTGGATCTCTTTTCAGGAGTGCGGATCGGGGATGTGCTGCTTGCGGACAACATCGTCGTCTTCAAGCGCACGTCGACGGAGATGCTGAAACCGCATGGGGTGACCCACAACTATCATCATCGCTTCGAGCTTGTTCTTCCGATTGTGAAGGGTGGACAGATTCATGCTGACGGCCTCTCGTTCCGATTGAACCCCGGGCATGCGGCGTTGATTTTTCCGCATCAGTTTCATCATTACCTCGATGTTGAGGCCGGCCCCATCCGATGGCTCTTCATCACCTTCGAATCGGCGCATGAGCGCCTGCTGCAGCCGCTGAGAAATTCTCCGCGTGTGCTTGCGCCTGGAGATTTTGGGGTTCTCCGCGGGATTGTGGACGATCTGTTGAAGTCAAAGCGGATGGTCGAAAGGAAGCTGGACTTGATGCTGAAAGTTTCCGCTTTCCTCCGGCGCATGCTTGATTCCCCTCGGGCCGGGGGTCCAACCCAGCGGAAAGTTGATGACGGTGACGCCTGCGGAGCCCTGCTGGAGTCGATCAACGCCCACGTCCGGGCCCATTTGAACCAGCCGCTCCGGATTGCGGACCTCGCGCGTCATACGGGCTATTCGGTGAGTTATCTGCGGGCGGTGTTCCGGAAGCAGTACGGCGTGAGTCTGGGCGGCTATATGCGCGATTCGCGTCTTTCCGTGGCGGCGTCGATGCTCGCCGGCGACGGACGTCCGCGCATCGAGGACATCGCAAAGGCGTGCGGTTTTGACTCCATATTCGCCTTCAGCCGCGCCTTCAAGAAGGCGATGGGGATCTCTCCGCGGGGATACGGCAGGCTGGTCAATGACAAGGCCGGCAGGAGCAGTGTGAAGTCAGACGCGTGA
- a CDS encoding TonB-dependent receptor plug domain-containing protein encodes MKKNPIRLSVLNWLASLTILVLGCLGLPAAHAQTTAATPQTEGAESDQVVFLSKFTVTGERDTGYESMQTTSGMRTVQELKNVANSISVVNNQMIQDLGALTIEDMTRWTVTGEVNPDPQVAGGTSRLIFRGIQNNYSIRNGWIWYSPIDSYSTERVELLRGPNAFLYGEADLGGAQNQITKRGIFTRNITRAKLYVGSNDLRRGEIDLNRRFNDQVAVRVAAVQSNNDTWWDHGRRDFRGVYGAVTYRPFRRTTISVMSEYAKNTEVRSQGLFADAFTYTTTSTYNNANGVVFLPIDGTTYRLNGRRRSQGPNVSIANAQIVPREYQFNGPNATNKTNQKSLVLEIEQQIGENWNLLLSANYYSSDNEIWNATTRSVTRDLNPLLPNGASNPYYNELYTEYQRTNQLSGNIVRDIRLSSVYDLNVGWMRQQIAVNVQQHQDNPGQKRPKMAEFVSPTSGAFVGTINPDATQAALNANRTVFANNKFIRRYYLKDGDGARLTGSLGPVSGMSDYFPDLGSGAQGVVGATGAVLDRRFYTPSIGVGAAGTYFNGHLYTLLGYRRDEFKMKTINGVPRPLANTWVVDPIPGGFSDPQYVDYKFDGSNYGAVYRVNDMLAFTFNRAQSFRLSLGDGSDGFRVGTKQGIPYGEGTDMGIRLTMLGGRLELNSTYYKNYQPNSRITPLGAAQQAVTSELAAIFPTTFDVNGRDIEKVTTSGVEFELVANLTRNWRLMANYATNKVVTRDRLPQLHAFQQEAKGLNKPTPFLDAFLPTLPDGVPNAGYTKDRFNLFTRYDVKQGALKGFYFGGGANWRSETFRGNADLDRDGVAEKLWSPSYALVSVLAGYQTKVFERRVTYALNIDNILDKDYFRSGATASGMWGEPRSFKLSATVDF; translated from the coding sequence ATGAAAAAGAATCCGATTCGTTTGAGCGTCCTCAACTGGCTCGCTTCCCTCACCATCCTTGTGCTCGGCTGCCTGGGCCTCCCGGCTGCGCACGCCCAGACCACCGCAGCGACACCGCAGACCGAAGGAGCCGAATCCGACCAGGTCGTCTTTCTTTCAAAGTTCACCGTCACCGGGGAACGCGACACGGGGTATGAGTCCATGCAGACAACCTCCGGCATGCGCACCGTGCAGGAGCTCAAGAACGTGGCGAACTCCATCTCGGTCGTGAACAACCAGATGATCCAGGACCTCGGTGCGCTGACGATCGAGGACATGACGCGGTGGACCGTCACGGGCGAAGTCAATCCGGACCCCCAGGTGGCGGGTGGAACCTCGCGGCTCATTTTTCGCGGAATCCAGAACAACTATTCTATACGCAACGGCTGGATCTGGTATTCGCCCATCGACTCCTACAGCACGGAGCGCGTCGAACTCCTGCGCGGTCCCAATGCCTTTCTCTACGGAGAGGCGGACCTAGGCGGAGCGCAGAACCAGATCACCAAGCGTGGAATTTTCACGCGCAACATCACGCGGGCTAAGCTCTACGTCGGCAGCAACGACCTCCGCCGCGGCGAGATCGATCTCAACCGTCGTTTCAACGACCAGGTGGCTGTCAGGGTTGCGGCCGTGCAGTCGAACAACGACACCTGGTGGGATCACGGCCGGCGTGACTTCCGCGGCGTCTATGGCGCCGTCACCTACCGGCCGTTTCGCAGAACGACGATCAGTGTGATGAGCGAGTATGCCAAGAACACCGAGGTCCGCTCCCAGGGATTGTTTGCCGACGCCTTCACTTACACGACGACATCGACGTACAACAATGCGAACGGAGTGGTTTTTCTCCCGATTGACGGCACCACCTACCGCCTGAACGGACGGAGGCGCAGCCAGGGTCCGAATGTTTCCATAGCGAATGCGCAGATTGTGCCGCGGGAGTATCAATTCAACGGCCCGAACGCCACCAACAAGACGAACCAGAAGTCGCTGGTGCTCGAGATCGAGCAGCAGATCGGGGAGAATTGGAACCTGCTGCTCTCGGCAAACTACTACTCGAGCGACAACGAGATCTGGAATGCGACCACGCGCAGTGTGACGCGCGACCTGAATCCGCTTCTGCCAAATGGCGCGAGCAATCCCTACTACAATGAACTCTACACGGAGTACCAGCGCACCAATCAGCTCAGCGGCAACATCGTGCGCGACATCCGGCTTTCCTCGGTCTATGACTTGAACGTCGGCTGGATGAGGCAGCAGATCGCGGTGAACGTCCAGCAGCACCAGGACAATCCCGGACAGAAGCGCCCGAAGATGGCGGAGTTCGTGTCACCCACGAGCGGTGCCTTCGTTGGAACAATCAATCCCGATGCAACACAGGCGGCGCTTAATGCGAATCGGACGGTGTTTGCGAACAACAAGTTCATTCGCCGCTACTACCTCAAGGATGGAGATGGCGCGCGCCTGACGGGTTCACTGGGCCCGGTCTCAGGCATGTCCGACTACTTTCCCGATCTCGGTTCCGGCGCCCAGGGAGTCGTCGGTGCGACGGGAGCCGTTCTGGACCGGCGGTTTTACACACCATCGATCGGCGTCGGTGCGGCCGGCACGTACTTCAACGGCCACCTCTACACGCTGCTCGGCTATCGGCGCGATGAGTTCAAGATGAAGACCATAAACGGAGTGCCGCGGCCTCTCGCGAACACCTGGGTTGTCGATCCCATCCCGGGAGGTTTTTCGGATCCGCAATACGTGGACTACAAGTTCGATGGGTCCAACTATGGTGCCGTGTATCGCGTGAACGACATGCTTGCATTCACCTTCAATCGCGCGCAATCGTTCCGGCTCTCGCTGGGTGACGGAAGCGACGGCTTCCGCGTGGGTACCAAGCAGGGCATTCCCTACGGCGAAGGCACGGACATGGGCATCCGCCTCACCATGCTGGGCGGCCGTCTCGAGCTCAACAGCACCTACTACAAGAACTATCAGCCCAACTCGCGCATCACACCCCTGGGGGCGGCCCAGCAGGCCGTCACGAGTGAACTGGCGGCGATCTTTCCGACGACGTTCGACGTCAATGGAAGGGACATTGAGAAAGTCACGACTTCCGGCGTTGAGTTCGAGCTCGTGGCGAACCTGACGCGCAACTGGCGATTGATGGCCAACTATGCGACGAACAAGGTCGTGACTCGCGACCGCCTGCCCCAGCTTCATGCATTTCAGCAGGAGGCAAAGGGCCTGAACAAGCCGACACCGTTCCTTGACGCCTTTCTGCCGACGCTGCCCGATGGCGTTCCGAATGCGGGTTACACGAAGGATCGATTCAACCTGTTCACCCGTTACGATGTGAAGCAGGGCGCGTTGAAGGGATTCTATTTCGGCGGAGGCGCGAACTGGCGCAGCGAAACGTTCCGCGGCAATGCCGACTTGGATCGCGATGGAGTTGCCGAGAAGCTGTGGTCACCGTCGTATGCGTTGGTTAGCGTGCTCGCCGGGTATCAGACGAAGGTCTTTGAGCGTCGTGTCACGTACGCCCTGAACATCGACAACATCCTCGACAAGGATTATTTCCGCTCCGGCGCAACCGCCTCGGGCATGTGGGGAGAGCCCCGCTCATTCAAGCTGTCCGCGACCGTGGATTTCTGA